One region of Populus trichocarpa isolate Nisqually-1 chromosome 4, P.trichocarpa_v4.1, whole genome shotgun sequence genomic DNA includes:
- the LOC112327265 gene encoding cysteine-rich receptor-like protein kinase 6 isoform X1 produces MNPKISDFGMARMFMEDQVQGKTTRVVGTYGYMSPEYAIHGQYSIKSDVFSYGVLTLEIISGRKNSDYGEKEPWLNLIGHVWDLWREEKALDIVDPMLEQACPPHEVLRCVQIGLLCVQEFPDDRPAMLEVVFMLGNEITLPSPKKPAFVLRTRSGQDLPAMSRRAACSVNEVTVTMVEAR; encoded by the exons ATGAACCCAAAAATTTCAGATTTCGGTATGGCAAGAATGTTTATGGAAGACCAAGTCCAAGGAAAAACCACTCGTGTGGTCGGAACATA CGGCTACATGTCACCTGAGTACGCAATTCACGGACAGTATTCGATAAAGTCAGATGTCTTCAGCTATGGAGTCTTAACACTGGAGATCATAAGTGGCAGGAAAAATAGCGACTACGGTGAGAAAGAACCCTGGCTGAATCTTATCGGACAT GTATGGGACTTatggagagaagaaaaggcaTTAGACATAGTTGATCCAATGCTGGAACAGGCATGCCCTCCTCATGAAGTTTTGAGATGCGTTCAGATTGGGTTACTGTGTGTGCAAGAATTTCCAGATGATCGACCTGCAATGTTAGAAGTTGTGTTCATGTTAGGTAATGAGATAACTCTTCCTTCCCCTAAGAAGCCAGCATTTGTTTTACGAACACGCAGTGGACAAGACTTGCCAGCAATGTCTAGACGAGCAGCTTGTTCTGTAAATGAAGTTACAGTTACTATGGTGGAAGCTCGCTGA
- the LOC112327265 gene encoding cysteine-rich receptor-like protein kinase 6 isoform X2 — MNPKISDFGMARKFMEDQVQGKTTRVVGTYGYMSPEYAIHGQYSIKSDVFSYGVLTLEIISGRKNSDYGEKEPWLNLIGHVWDLWREEKALDIVDPMLEQACPPHEVLRCVQIGLLCVQEFPDDRPAMLEVVFMLGNEITLPSPKKPAFVLRTRSGQDLPAMSRRAACSVNEVTVTMVEAR, encoded by the exons ATGAACCCAAAAATTTCAGATTTCGGTATGGCAAGAAAGTTTATGGAAGACCAAGTCCAAGGAAAAACCACTCGTGTGGTCGGAACATA TGGCTACATGTCACCTGAGTACGCAATTCACGGACAGTATTCGATAAAGTCAGATGTCTTCAGCTATGGTGTCTTAACACTGGAGATCATAAGTGGCAGGAAAAATAGCGACTACGGTGAGAAAGAACCCTGGCTGAATCTTATCGGACAT GTATGGGACTTatggagagaagaaaaggcaTTAGACATAGTTGATCCAATGCTGGAACAGGCATGCCCTCCTCATGAAGTTTTGAGATGCGTTCAGATTGGGTTACTGTGTGTGCAAGAATTTCCAGATGATCGACCTGCAATGTTAGAAGTTGTGTTCATGTTAGGTAATGAGATAACTCTTCCTTCCCCTAAGAAGCCAGCATTTGTTTTACGAACACGCAGTGGACAAGACTTGCCAGCAATGTCTAGACGAGCAGCTTGTTCTGTAAATGAAGTTACAGTTACTATGGTGGAAGCTCGCTGA